Genomic window (Streptomyces clavuligerus):
CACCGAGCTGAAGGCGACCGGTCGCATCCCGGAGTACCTGGACGGCAGGTATGTGCGCAACGGACCCAATCCGATAGCCGATGTCGACCCGGACGCCTACCACTGGTTCATGGGCGACGGCATGGTCCACGGTGTGCGTATCCGGGACGGCCGGGCCGAGTGGTACCGCAACCGCTGGGTGCGGACCTCACGCATGAGAATGGCCGCCGGAGAGATCTCCCGGCCACCGAACCACCGGGCGGGCGTCGAGCTGTACGGGGCGAACACCAATGTCATCCGCCACGCGGGCCACGATCTCGCCCTCGTCGAAGGCGGTATCGCCAGCTATGAGCTGGATCATGAGCTGGACACCATGGGCCCCTGGGACTTCGGCGGCACCCTGCCGGGCGGCTACACCGCGCACCCGAAGGCCGATCCGGTGACCGGCGAACTCCATGCCGTCACCCACTATTTCGGACAGGGGAACCGGGTACGGTACTCGGTCATCGGCACGGACGGGCGGGCCCGCAGGACCGTGGACATCCAAGTGCCGGGGATGCCGATGATGCACGACTTCTCGCTCACGGAGAAGTATGTGGTGCTCTATGACCTTCCGGTGACGTTCGACGCCCGGCAGGCCGCCCGTATCGCCGTCCCGCGTCCGCTGCGCCCGCTGCGTCCGGCCGCCGCGCTGGTGCTGTCCGCGCTGGTCGGCCGGGTCAGGGTGCCCGACCCGATCGCCGCGATGGTCGGGGCACGGATGCGGGCCAACGAGAACCTGCCGTTCCGGTGGAACCCGCGCCACCAGGCCCGTATCGGCCTCATGCCGAGAGAAGGGGGCTCCTCCGACGTCCGCTGGTTCGAGGTGGAACCCTGTTACGTCTTCCACACGCTCAATGCCCATGACGCCGGTGACACCGTCGTCCTGGACGTCGTGCGCCACCCGAGGATGTTCGTCAAAGACCTGCACGGGCCCAATGAGGGAACAGCCGCCCTCCACCGCTGGACGGTGCACCCGGCCGCGGGCAAGGTGGTCGAAGCACGGCTGGACGACCGGCCCCAGGAGTTCCCGCGCGTCGACGACCGGGTCGTGGGCCGACCGCACCGCTACGGCTATGCGATGGGCGCGCTGACCGGGGCGATCCCCACCGACGCGGTCCTCAAGCACGACCTGAGGGCCGGAACGGTCACCTCCCGCGCCCTGGGCCGGGGCAAGGAGGCGGGCGAGTTCGTCTTCGTACCGAGCCGGCCCGACGCGGCGGAGGACGAAGGCGTCCTCATGGGCTTCGTCTACGACGCGACCACCGGGCACAGCGATCTCGTCCTGCTCGACGCCGCCACCCTGGAGACCGTGGCGACCGTGGGGCTTCCCGTCCGGGTCCCGCACGGCTTCCACGGCAACTGGCTGGCGACCGGGTCCTGACCGCGCCTCCCGACAAGGCGGAATCCCGTGAAGACCATGTCCATGACGGAGGAGCTCCACACCCACGCCGTCGCCCACAACCGCCCGTGACACTCTTCCAGAGCCTCCACCTCAAAAAATAAC
Coding sequences:
- a CDS encoding carotenoid oxygenase family protein; the encoded protein is MGNEYVEGNYAPVRTEHTVTELKATGRIPEYLDGRYVRNGPNPIADVDPDAYHWFMGDGMVHGVRIRDGRAEWYRNRWVRTSRMRMAAGEISRPPNHRAGVELYGANTNVIRHAGHDLALVEGGIASYELDHELDTMGPWDFGGTLPGGYTAHPKADPVTGELHAVTHYFGQGNRVRYSVIGTDGRARRTVDIQVPGMPMMHDFSLTEKYVVLYDLPVTFDARQAARIAVPRPLRPLRPAAALVLSALVGRVRVPDPIAAMVGARMRANENLPFRWNPRHQARIGLMPREGGSSDVRWFEVEPCYVFHTLNAHDAGDTVVLDVVRHPRMFVKDLHGPNEGTAALHRWTVHPAAGKVVEARLDDRPQEFPRVDDRVVGRPHRYGYAMGALTGAIPTDAVLKHDLRAGTVTSRALGRGKEAGEFVFVPSRPDAAEDEGVLMGFVYDATTGHSDLVLLDAATLETVATVGLPVRVPHGFHGNWLATGS